A genomic window from Gracilinanus agilis isolate LMUSP501 chromosome X, AgileGrace, whole genome shotgun sequence includes:
- the LOC123253688 gene encoding oxysterol-binding protein 1-like, whose amino-acid sequence MKKLRAVAGMASERQRRDVQEPEVSREAASAATEAGGPDMREAEVRAEVAAARAAAAVAKAAAAAAVAKAEAVEARAETAAAMAKVAAQAGEEVKAVAEAVAAKAGARAKKKVEQRVPEEREAQKAEASRDAGAMRRRAGADASREAPPSLAVMIAAASAEVHSRVSSPSRKSKGSGVSPSGGNRGDRGQETQSPVQPRRRRAGITSGKGAGVMSRIAASLDLRPRLWPTPSRARAAVPAPTQAPAPDLAPATATATATAMATAPSKTPTPALRPTKVSSLAPGFKGQAPTLSQMTVKPKTSTKSSTLGIGMTVAQGSDSLEGWLSKWSNSLKSYQPRWFMLSHGLLSYYCDKAEMHNTCQGTISLASATITVEDSHSFVISNGDFHAYRLKASSETEQQDWIKALKLAKGKAVKMPSHFDDSEEEASTSSRQAEKMDLQKSLHTLSQKVDDVTTYTDLVASQGQVLQSALRELETIKIPKESHAKMEQVTEHAVLLKDTSSTMTNVCKDFLKLVLVQSEKWQKSLQLEKEKRIQLEEALEQLAEQHNRLERTLQSDAAKGTEKDEARQESGASSQVAEVPGDPGQECAPSEIHGASQASGQYKQPVKKIKKAQRIQIPYKPTYSLNLWSMIKNYIGKELSKIPLLVNFSEPLSMLQRLTEDLEYHELLDQAAKCEDSLEQLCYVATFITSSYSTTVFRTNMPFSPLLGETFELDLMEENGFRSLCEQVNLHPPVAAHHVDSRNGWTFYQDIEITGKFHGKFLDITPSGTVHCVFHATGHHYTWKKALTTVNNIILGKLWIDQSGEIEIANHKTGDKCILKFVPHSYLSQDVPRKVTGQVLDPSQKVHFTLLGTWDEKIECFRVLPAKDADPGVVLWKRNPLPKNAENMYYFSEFALTLNALEDGVAPTDSRLRPDQRLMENGYWDEANAEKWRLEEKQRLATKKREGKAVRAADSGTVALHKALWFEQKEDPITKELIHMYRGGYWECKENRDWGSCPNIF is encoded by the coding sequence ATGAAGAAGTTACGAGCGGTAGCTGGCATGGCCTCAGAACGCCAGAGGCGAGATGTCCAGGAGCCTGAGGTGAGCCGTGAGGCAGCCTCAGCCGCCACCGAGGCAGGGGGACCAGATATGAGGGAGGCTGAGGTTCGTGCGGAGGTGGCGGCGGCTCGAGCGGCCGCGGCTGTGGCTAAAGCCGCGGCGGCGGCCGCAGTAGCAAAGGCCGAGGCCGTGGAGGCCCGAGCCGAGACCGCGGCTGCAATGGCCAAAGTAGCAGCCCAGGCGGGAGAGGAGGTGAAAGCCGTGGCGGAGGCTGTGGCGGCCAAGGCTGGGGCGAGAGCGAAAAAGAAGGTAGAGCAGAGGGTGCCGGAAGAGAGAGAGGCCCAAAAAGCGGAGGCCTCAAGAGACGCGGGAGCCATGCGGCGCAGAGCTGGAGCTGACGCCAGCAGAGAGGCGCCCCCTAGCTTGGCGGTGATGATTGCTGCAGCTTCGGCAGAGGTCCATTCCCGGGTGAGCAGCCCTTCCAGAAAATCCAAGGGTTCCGGGGTAAGCCCAAGCGGTGGAAATCGAGGCGACCGGGGCCAGGAGACGCAATCTCCTGTTCAACCGAGGCGCCGGCGGGCAGGCATTACAAGCGGGAAGGGGGCAGGCGTGATGAGCCGAATAGCTGCGTCTTTAGACCTGCGGCCCAGGCTTTGGCCTACTCCGTCTCGAGCCAGAGCGGCGGTCCCAGCCCCGACCCAGGCCCCGGCCCCAGACCTGGCCCCGGCCACGGCCACGGCCACGGCCACGGCCATGGCCACGGCCCCATCCAAAACTCCCACTCCAGCTCTGAGACCGACCAAAGTTTCGTCTCTGGCCCCTGGGTTCAAGGGCCAGGCCCCAACCCTATCCCAGATGACAGTGAAACCCAAGACTTCCACAAAAAGTTCCACGTTGGGGATAGGTATGACAGTGGCCCAGGGTTCAGACTCCCTCGAGGGTTGGCTCTCCAAGTGGAGTAACAGCCTAAAGAGCTACCAGCCCCGCTGGTTCATGCTGAGCCATGGGCTGCTCAGCTATTATTGCGACAAGGCTGAGATGCACAATACTTGCCAGGGCACCATCAGCCTGGCTTCTGCCACCATAACGGTGGAGGACTCCCAtagttttgtcatttctaatggcgATTTCCATGCCTACCGCCTCAAAGCCAGCTCAGAAACTGAGCAGCAAGATTGGATTAAAGCTTTGAAGCTAGCCAAGGGCAAAGCTGTTAAGATGCCCAGCCATTTTGATGATTCAGAAGAGGAAGCATCCACTTCCTCTCGCCAGGCAGAAAAGATGGATTTGCAGAAGTCCCTGCATACCCTCTCTCAAAAAGTAGATGATGTGACCACATACACTGACTTAGTAGCTTCCCAGGGCCAGGTGCTGCAGAGTGCCCTCAGGGAGTTGGAGACCATTAAGATCCCCAAGGAGAGCCATGCCAAGATGGAGCAGGTCACTGAGCATGCTGTCCTCCTCAAAGACACGTCCAGTACGATGACCAACGTATGTAAAGATTTCCTAAAGTTGGTTCTTGTCCAGAGTGAGAAATGGCAGAAGTCTCTgcagctggagaaagaaaagcgCATTCAactggaagaggccttagaacaGCTGGCCGAGCAGCATAATCGCCTAGAGAGAACCTTGCAAAGTGATGCTGCCAAAGGGACTGAGAAAGATGAGGCCAGACAAGAATCGGGTGCTAGTTCTCAAGTCGCTGAGGTGCCCGGGGACCCGGGCCAAGAGTGTGCCCCGAGTGAGATCCACGGGGCCAGCCAAGCCAGCGGACAATATAAACAACctgtgaaaaaaatcaaaaaggcCCAGAGAATTCAGATTCCATACAAGCCAACCTACAGCCTTAACTTATGGAGTATGATAAAGAACTACATCGGGAAAGAGCTCTCCAAAATCCCATTGCTGGTGAACTTCAGCGAGCCTTTGTCCATGCTTCAGCGCCTCACTGAAGATCTAGAATACCACGAGTTACTCGACCAAGCTGCCAAGTGTGAAGATTCCCTAGAACAGTTGTGCTATGTGGCAACTTTCATCACGTCTTCTTACTCTACTACTGTGTTCCGCACCAACATGCCTTTCAGTCCCCTCCTAGGGGAGACCTTTGAACTGGACTTAATGGAGGAGAATGGCTTCCGTTCTCTCTGTGAGCAAGTGAACCTGCATCCTCCAGTTGCGGCGCACCATGTGGATTCCAGAAATGGTTGGACATTTTACCAGGACATTGAAATTACCGGCAAGTTCCATGGCAAGTTTCTTGACATTACACCCAGTGGGACTGTTCACTGCGTCTTCCATGCCACTGGTCATCACTACACCTGGAAGAAAGCGCTCACCACTGTGAACAATATTATTTTGGGAAAACTGTGGATAGACCAGTCTGGTGAGATAGAAATTGCCAATCACAAGACAGGAGACAAGTGCATCCTCAAGTTTGTTCCTCATAGCTACCTCTCCCAGGACGTGCCCAGGAAGGTTACTGGACAGGTACTTGATCCTTCCCAAAAAGTCCACTTTACTCTTCTGGGAACCTGGGATGAGAAGATAGAGTGTTTCCGAGTGCTTCCAGCCAAAGATGCAGATCCCGGCGTCGTCCTCTGGAAGAGGAACCCCCTCCCAAAGAATGCTGAGAACATGTACTATTTTTCAGAGTTTGCCCTGACTCTCAATGCTTTGGAAGATGGCGTAGCTCCCACAGATAGCCGATTGCGACCTGACCAAAGACTGATGGAGAATGGATATTGGGATGAAGCAAATGCTGAAAAGTGGCGCCTGGAAGAAAAACAGCGTCTCGCTACCAAAAAGAGGGAAGGCAAAGCTGTGAGAGCCGCAGATTCTGGGACTGTTGCTCTCCACAAGGCATTGTGGTTTGAGCAGAAGGAGGACCCCATTACCAAGGAACTGATCCATATGTATAGAGGAGGATATTGGGAGTGTAAAGAAAACCGTGACTGGGGCTCATGCCCAAACATTTTCTGA